From Onychostoma macrolepis isolate SWU-2019 chromosome 19, ASM1243209v1, whole genome shotgun sequence, a single genomic window includes:
- the grinaa gene encoding glutamate receptor, ionotropic, N-methyl D-aspartate-associated protein 1a (glutamate binding) — MSQEKPAYPIMGENNPLHNSVYGPPKTDAFGMPPPNYSQGPGAPPYAAPGPYGQPPAPGFGPGPYPQMPYPQMPYPQGPYVQGPYPQSPYQQGPGQPAFAVDPNVSMDSPGYHGADGPPSYYGNDEFVNSGWEDKSIRQAFIRKVFLVLTVQLLVTFSFVAVFTFSSDVKVFVRRNQWTYYVSYAVFFVSLIVLSCCGEFRRKHPWNLVALSILTLSLSYMVGMVASYYDTDAVIMAVGITAVVCFTVVLFSLQSKYDFTSCWGVLFVCLIVLLLASFLCIFIQNKILHIVYASLGALLFTCFLAVDTQLLLGNKKLAISPEEYVYAALNLYTDIINIFLYILAIVGRTRE, encoded by the exons ATGTCCCAGGAAAAGCCAGCCTACCCTATAATGGGGGAGAACAATCCTCTTCACAACAGCGTCTATGGGCCACCCAAAACTGATGCCTTTGGAATGCCTCCGCCCAACTATAGCCAGGGTCCAGGAGCTCCTCCGTATGCGGCACCAGGACCCTACGGCCAACCTCCAGCACCAGGGTTCGGCCCTGGTCCATACCCACAGATGCCATATCCACAGATGCCGTACCCACAGGGGCCCTACGTTCAGGGGCCATACCCTCAGAGTCCATACCAGCAGGGGCCCGGCCAGCCTGCCTTTGCTGTAGATCCTAATG TTTCTATGGACAGCCCTGGATACCACGGTGCAGATGGACCCCCTTCTTACTATGGCAATGATGAGTTTGTGAACTCTGGCTGGGAAGATAAGAGTATCCGACAGGCCTTCATTAGAAAG gtgtttctGGTCTTGACCGTGCAGCTGTTGGTCACCTTCTCTTTTGTTGCCGTTTTCACCTTTTCATCTGACGTCAAAGTGTTTGTACGGAGAAATCAGTGGACATACTATGTGTCCTACGCTGTCTTCTTTGTTTCACTGATCGTTCTCAGCTGCTGTGGAGAGTTTCGCCGCAAACACCCATGGAACCTGGTGGCACTG tCCATCCTGACCCTGAGTCTGTCCTATATGGTTGGAATGGTTGCCAGCTACTATGATACAGATGCAGTTATTATGGCAGTGGGCATCACTGCGGTGGTCTGCTTCACAGTTGTGCTTTTCTCACTGCAG AGCAAATACGACTTCACTTCCTGCTGGGGTGTTCTTTTTGTCTGTCTGATTGTCCTGCTCCTGGCCTCTTTCCTCTGCATCTTCATCCAAAACAAAATTCTCCACATCGTCTATGCCTCGCTCGGGGCCCTGCTGTTCACTTGT TTCCTGGCTGTGGACACCCAGCTTCTCCTGGGCAACAAGAAGTTGGCCATTAGCCCAGAGGAGTACGTCTATGCAGCTCTTAACCTCTACACCGACATCATCAACATCTTCCTTTACATCCTGGCCATCGTGGGTCGCACCAGGGAATGA